In Coleofasciculus sp. FACHB-1120, one genomic interval encodes:
- a CDS encoding sterol desaturase family protein produces MLSDVVKGFFLLLFILVPLEKIFFLHKQKIFRKGWLTDAIHYFIGYFVGRTAVLVVSGILIGHFLRSLINPEIQMNVASQPVGLQFLEAIFIADTGYYIAHKLTHKIPWLWKFHAIHHSVEDMDWLATVRLHPIDQIFTKVFQIVPLYILGFTKETFTVFFLFGAFEAFFIHANIKIRFGWLRWVIATPEFHHWHHTAERKFYDKNFAAQLPILDLIFGTLYMPVGKMPNKYGISEPVPSGYLGQILYPFSKRKKFMNQVKRIENI; encoded by the coding sequence ATGCTTTCTGATGTTGTTAAAGGCTTTTTTTTACTGCTGTTTATATTAGTCCCCCTAGAAAAGATATTTTTTTTACATAAACAGAAGATATTTCGTAAAGGATGGTTAACAGATGCCATTCATTATTTTATTGGTTACTTTGTTGGTAGAACAGCAGTATTGGTCGTTAGTGGAATATTAATTGGACATTTTCTCAGAAGCTTAATCAATCCAGAAATTCAGATGAACGTTGCTTCTCAACCTGTAGGGTTACAGTTTCTAGAAGCAATTTTTATCGCTGATACTGGATATTACATTGCTCATAAACTTACTCACAAGATTCCTTGGCTGTGGAAATTCCATGCGATTCACCATAGCGTAGAAGATATGGACTGGTTAGCAACGGTGCGTCTGCATCCCATTGACCAAATATTTACAAAAGTTTTTCAGATAGTCCCGCTATACATACTAGGCTTCACTAAAGAAACATTTACTGTATTTTTTCTTTTTGGTGCTTTTGAAGCCTTCTTTATCCATGCCAATATCAAGATTAGATTTGGATGGCTCAGGTGGGTAATTGCTACCCCAGAATTTCATCACTGGCATCACACTGCCGAGCGAAAGTTCTATGACAAAAACTTTGCGGCTCAGCTTCCAATTTTAGATTTAATCTTCGGCACTCTCTATATGCCTGTGGGTAAAATGCCGAACAAGTATGGGATATCCGAACCTGTGCCTTCTGGGTATCTTGGACAAATACTCTACCCGTTTTCTAAACGAAAAAAGTTTATGAATCAAGTTAAAAGAATAGAGAATATATAA
- a CDS encoding rhodanese-like domain-containing protein yields the protein MQIMTKITSRLRPLPVILGIVAVSVGALGAAIAIADIDIQAIATGKYANKVTVAQLQQGKLKPVFLIDVRSPEEYAEDHIAQTPLVPLTQIETGIGVERVKALVKKSVQPNQPEPTVVLYCTKGSRSTKAYWMLEGTGLKMAVLSGGITEWRKAVPVGQDKAVLSPIILQAKKLNAN from the coding sequence ATGCAAATAATGACTAAAATAACCAGTCGTTTACGTCCTTTACCTGTAATTTTAGGGATTGTCGCTGTTAGTGTTGGTGCTTTAGGTGCTGCGATCGCGATCGCGGACATCGACATCCAAGCGATCGCAACTGGCAAATATGCAAACAAGGTGACGGTAGCACAGTTGCAGCAGGGAAAACTAAAGCCAGTCTTCCTAATTGATGTGCGATCGCCAGAGGAGTACGCTGAAGATCATATTGCTCAAACTCCACTGGTACCTCTGACTCAGATTGAAACGGGGATAGGGGTTGAGCGCGTTAAGGCATTGGTGAAAAAGAGCGTTCAACCCAATCAACCCGAACCAACGGTCGTTCTATATTGCACCAAAGGATCGCGTTCAACGAAAGCTTACTGGATGTTAGAGGGAACGGGGTTGAAGATGGCAGTCTTATCAGGTGGCATTACTGAATGGCGGAAAGCCGTGCCTGTAGGACAAGATAAAGCGGTTTTATCTCCAATTATTTTACAAGCTAAGAAGTTAAATGCTAACTAA
- a CDS encoding 1-acyl-sn-glycerol-3-phosphate acyltransferase, translating to MAGRIHDYSWNWFDWFCLWYPPGWLILFNRHWQHYHTDPDGWNWLEYGLFLIPGGFYLALLIRWIRLGFRSPRRGEGEFDPNYQQAFRDEVLAPIVKYYFQGELQQLENLPQTGPLIVSMNHAGMCFPWDILGLGTLLSQTREWVVQPLAGVSLFEHPWVIWWLPPGWSQVLGGVRAEADEFEAAVAQKTILLYAPEGIRGPGKGWKRRYQLDTFHPSFIQLSDRYRIPILPVACIGNESLHPWAINLKKFARAIYLPFLPVSFLMFFFILFPSMGVWAMRSRLRYFIQPLYQTWSTEVVEDEQLPEPKISTRQDRNAAYRHAQLLQEKLQSQINQLLRKK from the coding sequence ATGGCTGGGCGTATTCACGATTATTCTTGGAATTGGTTTGATTGGTTTTGTCTTTGGTATCCTCCAGGCTGGCTGATTTTATTCAACCGCCACTGGCAACACTATCACACCGATCCCGATGGTTGGAATTGGCTGGAGTATGGATTGTTTCTCATTCCTGGGGGATTTTATCTGGCGTTGTTGATTCGTTGGATACGTCTCGGCTTTCGTTCACCCCGCCGGGGAGAAGGGGAGTTTGACCCAAATTATCAGCAAGCTTTTCGAGATGAAGTGCTGGCTCCGATTGTGAAATATTATTTTCAAGGAGAGCTACAACAACTCGAAAATTTGCCTCAAACCGGGCCATTGATTGTATCAATGAACCATGCAGGAATGTGTTTCCCTTGGGATATTTTGGGATTAGGAACGCTCTTAAGCCAGACACGGGAATGGGTTGTGCAACCGCTGGCGGGTGTTTCGTTGTTTGAACATCCCTGGGTGATTTGGTGGCTACCTCCAGGATGGTCGCAAGTTCTAGGCGGCGTTAGGGCAGAAGCTGATGAATTTGAAGCGGCGGTGGCTCAAAAAACCATCTTACTATACGCGCCGGAGGGCATACGCGGGCCGGGAAAAGGGTGGAAAAGGCGTTATCAGTTAGACACTTTTCACCCAAGTTTTATCCAGTTAAGCGATCGCTATCGCATTCCAATTCTGCCCGTTGCTTGCATCGGCAATGAATCTTTGCATCCTTGGGCAATCAATCTCAAAAAATTTGCAAGAGCCATCTACTTGCCTTTCTTGCCTGTCTCTTTTTTGATGTTTTTCTTCATTCTCTTCCCATCAATGGGTGTTTGGGCGATGCGAAGTCGGCTGCGTTATTTTATTCAGCCTCTCTATCAAACTTGGTCAACAGAAGTTGTTGAAGACGAGCAACTTCCTGAACCAAAAATTTCTACTCGGCAAGATCGAAACGCTGCTTACCGACACGCACAACTATTACAAGAAAAGCTGCAAAGTCAAATTAACCAACTTCTGAGAAAAAAGTAA
- a CDS encoding GDSL-type esterase/lipase family protein, giving the protein MRICFIGDSFVNGTGDPECLGWTGRICAAARKQGYDITYYNLGVRRETSADIRSRWLGEVACRLPKEYDGRIVFSFGVNDTTLENGKTRVELADSLENYRAILDVARQTFPVLMVGSPPVTEIEQNFRLAGLSEQLACLCSDRNVPYLDVFTPLQASSVWIGEATANDGAHPGAAGYAEFAHLVQSWSAWLSWFK; this is encoded by the coding sequence ATGCGAATTTGCTTTATTGGTGACTCCTTTGTAAACGGAACTGGCGATCCAGAGTGTCTTGGTTGGACGGGAAGAATTTGTGCAGCAGCACGAAAGCAAGGTTATGACATTACTTATTACAATCTTGGGGTACGGCGGGAAACCAGCGCGGATATTAGATCCCGTTGGCTCGGTGAGGTTGCTTGTCGCTTACCTAAAGAATATGATGGCAGGATTGTCTTCTCGTTTGGTGTTAATGACACCACCCTGGAAAATGGGAAGACTCGTGTAGAGTTAGCGGATTCTTTAGAGAATTACCGTGCAATTCTTGACGTTGCAAGGCAAACATTTCCAGTCTTGATGGTGGGATCGCCACCCGTTACAGAGATTGAGCAAAATTTTAGGCTCGCTGGTTTGTCTGAGCAGTTAGCTTGTTTATGTAGCGATCGCAATGTGCCTTATTTAGATGTTTTTACTCCTTTGCAGGCGTCATCAGTGTGGATTGGTGAGGCAACAGCGAATGACGGCGCTCACCCTGGTGCTGCCGGTTATGCAGAATTTGCTCACTTAGTGCAAAGTTGGTCTGCGTGGTTATCGTGGTTCAAGTAG